The following nucleotide sequence is from Macaca fascicularis isolate 582-1 chromosome 15, T2T-MFA8v1.1.
gtctgtaatcacagcactttggtaggccaagatgagttaccccctctctacaaaaaataacaaataaataaaataagcaggaGGGGAATCCCTAAGGAGGACTGCAgaagcattaaatgagataatgtacttTTACACAtgggaggtgctcaataaatattatcatCTTTTCCTTTCTAGAGGTGTTTTAGGCAATCAATAACCACTACCATATCCCTAAGAACTTTTTAAGGACAGcgtccatttctttcttttattcaacaCATTTATTGATTACTAAATATGTGAGGGGACCTGCTTTGGACATGAACAGTAATAAACAAACTCCCTGTTCTAAACAGTTTATAATTTAGATCAAAGATAAACTATCAGCCTAGGATTGCACCTGGCCTATGACTTGTTTTGTTTGGCTGGCACTTTGAaccaattttaaaattgaaatagcCCACAATGTCCAGATTTCTGATTCCTTTTAGGGACCAAAATACTTGACAACACTGGGCCCAATTCCAGCTGAACTGCAACTGACTAGCGCTGAGCAGCCCTGTTTTCAGCCAGGTCTGTTCTATCCAAGCGGAGCTCCCCCACCAGACCTTATGGACTCTAATTGAAGCACTTTCAGTTGCCACTTATCATAGCATTtgctcttttgttttaaaatatttctctgtaaaCAGGCTTCTATCGAAAGCAGGAAAACTAAATGGCGACTTGAGACTTCCCTTTTGAAGGGAAAAAAGCAGCATTAATTCTCagtgggaggccgggcgcgggggctcacgcctgtaatctcagcactttgcgaggccgagggcaaatcacttgagccccggagttcgagaccagcctgggcaacatggcgaaaccctgtctctacgaaaaatacaaaaaaaattagctgggtgtgatggaatgcacctgtagctccagctatttaggggagctgaggtgggaggatcacctgagcccaggaggtcgaggctgcagtgagccgagaccgcctcactgcactccagcctgggggacagagatcCTGTcaaacataaatacatacatacaaatcaGTGGGAGTGAGAATTTCCAcgaacataatataaaaataacttaaaaacaactTAAAACGCCATTGCAAAACCTTGAGAATGATTTTAACTGGAAAAGAGGTATGATGAACaatttaactgaaaaataaacacaattttaacaCGGTCTGTTTTTGAAAGCGAATGTAATGTTGCATTCTTCTTACAATGAAAAGGCTGCTTCTCGTCCTTTCGTTACCTGCCCAGCCCGAATAGACTCCTGAGACCTAATCAGGCGCATCTCTATGTGGCCAACATTATCCCCGGGCTACATAAATAGTTCacgttaaaaacaaacaacaactacaacaaaaatCTAAATAACATTCAGTTTTAGTACCATTATTACAAAGGTGTGAGGggtgaaaatactaaaaatgaacATCAACTTCGGTAGAGATGGAAAAAGATTGCCCGCTCCattccaggaaagaaaaaaaaagtggagaatcTGATCACGACGGGCTGAGGTCCTGTAAGAGCAAAGCGGATTCCAAACCGCTTAGGGTTGCTAAAAGAAGTGGTAAAACGCGGCCCCTTGCGGCGCGGTGAGGAGATTTACGGACCCGGCCGGCCACACCCTGCCTCCGGCCCTAAAGGGACCCGCCCAGCCGCGTCAGCCACGCCTCCGTCTCCCACACGCTGCGCCCGGTTGCACCGTCGCCAAGCAGCGGCGCAGAGCACCATGGAAAACGGACGGAAACTCCTTTGAGCCATAATAAGCTGATGAGAAGGTTCCCGACGCAGCGATGGCGAGAGGCAAAGAAACGGACCTGGGGAGGGGCGTGCGGGGTGGGGTGCGGTTGGATGGAAGCCTCGGCGGGCCAAAACCACTGCGGCTTCAAAATCCGGATGCGCCGGTATTTGAGGCGGAGGCGGGGCTAGGGGGAAGAGAGAGGCTATAGCGCGCAGAGCACTGTGGGACACTGTGGGCCACGTGGGGCGGGACGGAACCTCCAGAGGGTCAGACCGTAGCGACGCGGGAAGTCCGGACGCAGTAGCTGCCTGTAGCGGAGGCGAGAGGGAGGCTCAGCCCCGGCGGCGGCAATGGCGGAGAGGCCCGAGGACCTAAACCTGCCCAACGCCGTCATCACCAGGATCATCAAGGAGGCGGTGAGCAGCTCGGGGGGGCGGACGAACGGGCAGGAGGGAAGCAAGTGCTGGACCGGCAGCTTTGCTCACCCCCGGTCTCCTCGCAGCTCCCGGACGGTGTCAACATCTCCAAGGAGGCCCGGAGCGCCATCTCCCGCGCCGCCAGCGTCTTCGTGCTGTACGCCACATCCTGGTGAGCGGGGCAGAGGCATAAGGGAGGCGCGGGGATACCTGGCTGGGAGTTCCTGGCCGGGAGCCCACAAACCCCAACGATTATGTCCTCCCTCGGTCGGGACAGGTTCAGTTCTCAGCCAGTTCCTACAAGTTCTGAAGCAAAGTAACGCAACAAAATAACTTTGCTTAAGCTTTTTTTGTGCAGAGAAGGGAAGGACTTATCCGTGTCACACCAAAATCCATGCATGTAAGAGGCAGGTTTTCCCGTTCCACCTCTGGGTGCTCCTTTTCCCACTCACCCCTTACAAACAAGAGGGAGTCTGACAGCCTTTCTCTTCTCTCAGTGCCAACAATTTTGCTATGAAAGGAAAGCGCAAGACGCTGAATGCCAGTGATGTGCTCTCAGCCATGGAAGAGATGGAGTTCCAGCGGTTCGTTACCCCATTAAAGGAAGCTCTGGAAGGTAACGAGCCTTCTGTCTTCTAAACCACGTAGATGGTCATCCTGTGTGACCTGTTCATCTGGCCCTGAGACTTTCTCAGCGCGGGTCCCTTTAAGTTCTCTAAGCCAGCACTTGATGTGACTCGACCCAGTTCGATGGACACTACCTCGGATCTGTTTTGTGATGCTGAgcaagttatttttccttttctgcctccttttttttttttttggtttttttttttttggtcttgtttttcttgtttttttttttttgtttgttttttgtttttgagatggagtcttgctctgtcacccaagctggagtgcagtggtgggatcttggctcaccgcagtctcctcctcctgggttcaagcagttatcctgcctccggctcccaagtagctgggactacaggtgcatgccaccacgtgcggctaatttttgtatttttgtagagatggggtttcaccatattggccaggctggtcttgaactcctgacctcaggtgatccgcccgcctcagcctcccaaagtgctgggattacaggcgtgagccaccgcacccacctgCCTCTGTTTTTCCAGTTGTATAATGTAATTAGCTCCTGCAGTCTGTCTGGCTCACTTTCAGCTCTGTCTCCTAACCCCTTCTTTCCTCCTTACAGCGTATAGGCGGGAGCAGAAAGGCAAGAAGGAGGCCTCAGAGCAAAAGAAGAAggacaaagacaaaaaaacagaCTCAGAAGAGCAAGACAAGAGCAGGGATGAGGACAATGACGAAGATGAAGAAAGGCTGGAAGAAGAAGAACAGAATGAAGAGGAAGAAGTAGACAATTGAATAGGGTGGGAGACTGTAGCAGCTTGGAAGGTACCACTTGAGATGAGACGTGCTACGTGTTTCTGTGAAGCTTTTCCATGCTGGGCAGAGTAGTCTCAGGCAAAAGTGCCTGAAAAGATCAGAATAAAAACTGACTAGAAATACCATCAGAACCAGCACTCACCAAACTGAAAGCATCTGAGTAGCAGAATCCTGTTTTCCTTCATCAATCTGAAGATTATGACTTTTTGACAAGAGGGATTCTGAGCGGCTAAATTAGTCAGTTGATCGCTTTTGGTTACTTAAATGTATGGTTAGATGGTTTTTGATCTGCAGTCTTCCCTATTCCCCCAAATAAGTAATAATAACTTCCATGCTGCCTGCTGTGTTCCAGATCACAGAAGCAGCCAGGGCTCAGGAAAAATTGGGGCTTTGCTTATGGTCGCCTATGTTTGATTGCACAGTCTTTGACAGTAGCTTACTAAGACTGCTCAGAATGAGTAAGCTTTAGGAAAGTACTAAAATGCTGTGGGAGAATAACAAAATCTGTCTCTTCACTTGACAGGAGCATtaactgggttttgtttttcatagacCCGCTTGGCTCAAAACCTTTCTATATTGCCTGCAGATGATTGACCTGCTGGTGTACTGGTAATCTGATCACAGATACTCTTAAATCAGCAGTGTAGAATGGTATTAGTCAAGCAAGGGTGCTAGTGTCTTACTTTTACAGAAACAGATGGCATAGTGTCAGGTGTACCTTACTCTCTGCCACTATACAGCTTTAGGATTTGTCATCACCTCCTGGAAGGTGTAAAACCCCAGGCTTTCTCTTCTTGAAGTCCATCTCCCAGACTTGTGACTATAGCTTTTCATTCTTCAATTCATGAGTTCCGAACTTTATTTCCTGTAGGCACAGCTTTCTCCCTCTGTGCCTCCTGCTTCCTTTCCTCTGCCTCTCCTCTGTCCCCCATCccactttctcctctccctccttttctcacTTCTGTCAGTCTGGAAGCTTTGATTACCTGCTTAATACTCCAAAGTGTGAGTTTCTCTGATCTCTTGTTTCCTTAGTTCTAatctcatgttttgttttgtttttaagaaatggggtctctctgtggcccaggctggagtgcagtggtatgatcatagctcattgcatccttgaaatcctggactcaagtgatcctcccacctgagccttctgagtatctggagCTACAGAtgctgccaccaagcctggctaattttgtctcatgtcttctaaaaattattttgtgaagcCCCTCTGAACCTTAAGGGAAATCTGATGGTGCTCAGGAATCTAACTGTCCCTAAACCATCCTCTTTAACTGCTTCTAAAATATCTCTGTTGGcctttcttagtttttttctgtttccattcaGTGCTCCAAGcactttttgtttctctctaaGTTGAGCGCTTGGGGTTTGACAGGTAGTGACGTAGTTTGACACTGTTAACTTGTTAAATACAGTGAAAAGTTTGTGAGTGAAGAATGCTGAGAAGATTGTAATGCTTTGTACAAATAAAAGTCTTGTTAAAAAATGATGCCTCCTGTTTCATGCCGCTTGTTCGTAGTGTGTTTTTGGAGAGAACCCCTGATGATACTCTCCATAAAAGTTTTTGGCATGTGGACTTGGCCAAACCTTTGTAAACATGAGATCCTGCATCGCCTTGGATGACCAGCAGGTGCTGCTCATTCACAGGCAAGGGCTCTGAACTACTGCaagagtgtttttttctttttctttttcttttttttttttttttttttgagacagagtctcaatctgtcacccaggctggggtgcagtggcattatctcggctcactgtaacctcctggGGTGCAGTgccattatctcggctcactgtaatctccttctcccaggttcaagcaattctgcctcagcctcccaggtagctgggattacaggcgcccgccaccacgcccagctaatttttatatttttagtggagacagggttttaccatgttggctaggctggtctggaactcctgacaggtgatccacccacctcagcctcccaaagttctgggattacaggcatgagccaccatacctgctgaaagttttttttttttttttttttttttttaatggatcgttgctctgtctcccaggctggagtggcgtgatcttggctcactgcaagctgtgcctccagggttcacgccattctcctgcctcagcctcccgagtagctgggactacaggcgcctgccaccatgcctggctaattttgtttctgtatttttagtagagatggggtttcactgtgttagccagggtggtctcaatcttctgacctcgtgattcgcctgcctgaaagtgctgggagtacaggggtgagccaccacacccggctggtgCAAGAACTTTTCACAAGtctgtctatgttgcccaggctggtctccaactcctggactcaagcaatcctcctgccccggcctcccaaaatactgggattacaggcgtaagccaccacacccagccctaagTATTAACTCTTAAACCCTATGAAGCAGCACTGCTGTTACCTCTATTATCTCTTAACCACAGTGTTTTATTATCTATGtaagcagcttttttttttaatttaattttattttattttgaggcagagcctcgctctgtcacccaggctgaagtgcagtggtgcgatcttgcctcactgcagcctctgcctcccaggttcaagcaatttcctgcctccaccacccgagtagctgggattacaggaccggccaccacatccagctaattttttgtatttttggtagagacggggtttcaccgcattggccaggttggtcttggtctcgaactcctgatctcaggtgatccgcctgcctcagcctcccaaagtgctgggattacaggcgttccttttttttttttttttaagaaggacttttgctctgtcacccaggctagagggcagtggtgccatctcagctcactgcaacctctgcctcctgggttcaagagattctcctgcctcagcctcccaaatagctgcgattacaggcctgcgccgccacacctggctgatttttgtattttcagtaggataggatttcaccatgttggccaggctggtcgtgaattcctgacctcaagtgatctgcccggctcggaatcccaaagtgctgggattataggtgtgagccaccgtgccaggccaaatCTACATAGCTTTTTCAAatcataaatttataaataacatttcacAAAGATACAACCCCCAATACTCATTAGATCTAATAGCTTTTTCCTTCGCAGTAGAAACATCCTTTCTTAATTCCCATGAGCACTGCTCAACTCCTGTGGCTTCCTTTAAGCTCAGTCCCCTGCCTCATCTCCTCTTCCCCTAGCTTCCTCTGTGGATTACTTGGCATGGGGATCTTCCTGGAGCATTGCTGGGTTGCAGACCCTCCTAGTTTcctattaaatatatacttaaaccTATTATTCAAAGCCTGCATGAGAAGGGCTCGCCCTGCTACCAATTTTAACCGGCCACTCTAACGAGGCTGTGTGCGCTAGTCAACGATGAATCCCCAAAATAACTCTTCCATATGGCTTTAGTTAATTATGTCCCATTCGTCACCAAACTTGGACTACCTAAGAAAAACATGTTTCCTGAGAATAGGGACTATTACTTTAAAACTACagaatttggccgggcacggtggctcacacctgtaatcccagcactttgggaggctgaggcaggtggatcacgaggtcaggagttcaagaccagcctggccaaaatggaaccccttctgtactaaaaacacaaaaattagccgggcgtggtatcctatagtcccagctactcgggaggctgaagcaggagaatcgtttgaacctgggaagtggaggttgcagtaagccaagactgcaccactgcactccagcctgtgtgacagagcaagactctgtgtgaaaaaaaacaaaacaaaacaaaaactacagaatTTAACAACTGGGAAAAATCTTTGACATTACCCACCAGTTTTTCCCCCACCACACTTCTATCACTACTATAGTGGTTATCTGGACTTTTCAAGTTCCTTACTAGGCTAAGGTAATGTTacacttttaaaccatagcccttCATGCCCAGAGATGCAGATTTGgatttggggggggggggttctCGTCCCTACCCATTCAAAGCTACTTTTATAGCCTAACCTCCTATTTTTACTGATAGGAAATTgaagttcttcagagagaagtgacttgctcaagaccTTACCACGAATTTATGAAAACTGGGATTCTGTTCCAAAGACCTTTGGCCTTGctctgttttttgggtttttttgttttttgttttttgggtttttttttaaataagctttttgtATTTCAACAGTTTCTCTACTTACGTCCTTTTTCGATTACAGGGGCCAACCCAGAATACCACATTGCATCTAGTGAACGCACTTTTTAAGACTGAGATGAAATTCAAAGAACATAGAATTAACCGTTTTTAAATGAGCAATTCGGTGGCATTTAgaacattcacaatgttgtgcaactacTACCTCTAtctagtttcaaaacattttcctcAGACCCTGGCAATCAGCAGTCTGCTttctttcttgttccttttttatgCTTTTCACAGCATTTAGCACAATGCCATATACCTACCTAGGAGACACAATAGTttagttttaattgtttttattgaaatataatataCAAACCAAAAGATACAAATAAGTGTGGAGCTGAATGAATTTTCACCAATTAAACACAGCCATGTAACTCACACCCAGACCAATAAACATTAACTGCACCCAAAGAAACCTCTTTAATCTCCccctgctgcctttttttttttttttttttttttgagacaggcttgctctgtcacccaggctgaagtgcagtgatacgatcacagctcactgcagccatgacctcccaggctcaaccaatcctcccacctcagcctcccaagcagctgggactacaggtgtccaccaccacatccagctaatttttgtactttttgtagagatggtttcaccatgttgccaagtctggtcttgaactcctgggctcaagcgatccaccagccttggcctcccaaagttctgggattacaggcatgagccaccacacccagcctaatctCCCTTTCAATCCTCCCCATCTCTCCAGTGGAAATCACTATTCTGAGTCCTAACAGCACAGTTTAATTTTGCTTGATTGTGTagttaatataaatgaaatcatattataTACTCTTTTGTGTCTCACTTCTTTTACTCAACAATGTGTTTAAGATTTATTCATATTATTGCGTTCACAATACTGAAAGATTAAGGTAAAATGTTTCAAAAGGTGGAGGCTGGGGGGAGAGTGGGAACAGGTCTTTCAGTCAAGAACAAGAAAAGACATAAGGGAAATAGGCTACACCAaacagcaacattttaaaatttcccattcTATTTGGGCTCTTAGATGG
It contains:
- the POLE3 gene encoding DNA polymerase epsilon subunit 3, coding for MAERPEDLNLPNAVITRIIKEALPDGVNISKEARSAISRAASVFVLYATSCANNFAMKGKRKTLNASDVLSAMEEMEFQRFVTPLKEALEAYRREQKGKKEASEQKKKDKDKKTDSEEQDKSRDEDNDEDEERLEEEEQNEEEEVDN